Within Peptococcaceae bacterium, the genomic segment GGAGTAGACAAGAAAGAAGTGGAGCGGGGCCAGGTTTTGGCCAAACCGGGCTCGATCAAACCGCACACCAAGTACGAGGCGGAGGTATACGTGCTGACGAAAGAGGAGGGAGGCCGGCACACGCCGTTTTTCAATGGCTACAGGCCGCAGTTTTACTTTAGGACCACGGATGTGACGGGGGTGGTAACCCTGCCGGAGGGTGTGGAAATGTGCATGCCTGGGGACAACATCAAGATGACCATCGAACTGATCACCCCCATAGCTATTGAGGAAGGGCTGCGCTTTGCCATTCGTGAAGGCGGCCGCACCGTCGGAGCCGGCGTCGTGACCACGATCATCGAGTAAGACTTGTTCACCTTCGCCCGTTTTCCGTTCCGGCACAGGCAAAGATCTGGGATGAGCGGAAAACGGACGAAGGGATACCGGCTGTGAATCCTATTTAATGCCAAATTGGGACTTGTGATTTTCCAGGAATTTATATATAATCAACAAGTATGGTTGACATGCGATGAAGCGGGAGGTTGCCGGGCCGGCCATGACACGCCCGAGTGCGTTGTTCCTTATTGGCCTGCGTGCGGGGAATTTCCGCTGAGAATGTCCGAGAAACAATAAGTCGGGCGAAAAGGAGGAAAAGATATGCCAAAACAACAAAAAATAAGGATCAGGCTGAAAGCGTTTGATCATAAAATTCTTGATCAATCGGCTGAAAGAATTGTGGAGACCGCCAAACGGACCGGCGCCTCAGTCGCGGGGCCGATACCTTTGCCCACGGAACGCAATATTTACACAATTTTGCGGTCCCCCCATGTCAACAAAGACTCGCGTGAGCAGTTTGAAATGAGGACACACAAGCGTCTCATCGACATCCATGACCCCAACCCCAAGACTGTGGATGCCCTTATGGGCCTGGACCTGCCGGCCGGGGTGGATATAGAAATCAAGCTGTAACTGCTTAGGGATATTCCGTTTGGGACTGAAACACGGCAAATGATTACTAGGCCGTTTTTACGACATCGAAAACCGGAGAATCGGCTGCCGGAAGCCAGTCCCCAGATAATATACAAGCGTTTTTGTAGGAGGTGCCGTTTGTGTTAAAAGCCGTCCTGGGAACGAAACTAGGCATGACCCAGATCTTTCAAGAGGATGGGAAAGCCGTTCCCGTTACCGTTGTAAAAGCTGGACCATGTGTTGTTGTCCAGAAAAAGACAGAAGAAAACGATGGCTATAATGCCATTCAAATTGGTTATGGCGAAGTGAAAGAACAGGACCTTAACAAGCCGGCTAAAGGCCATTTGGCCAAAAGCGGTGTTAAGCCCGTGAAATACCTGAAAGAATTCAGGGTGGAAGACCCGGGCGCATACCAGCTGGGGCAGGAGATCAAAGCGGATGTTTTTTCTTCCGGCGAGTGGGTGGATGTCAC encodes:
- the rplC gene encoding 50S ribosomal protein L3, producing the protein MLKAVLGTKLGMTQIFQEDGKAVPVTVVKAGPCVVVQKKTEENDGYNAIQIGYGEVKEQDLNKPAKGHLAKSGVKPVKYLKEFRVEDPGAYQLGQEIKADVFSSGEWVDVTAVSKGKGFAGGIKRHGMHRGPMKHGSKYHRRPGSAGAKGPARIFKGRKMPGRLGGEQVTVQKLLVVKVDPERNLMLIRGAIPGSRQSLVTIKSSVKA
- the rpsJ gene encoding 30S ribosomal protein S10, which produces MPKQQKIRIRLKAFDHKILDQSAERIVETAKRTGASVAGPIPLPTERNIYTILRSPHVNKDSREQFEMRTHKRLIDIHDPNPKTVDALMGLDLPAGVDIEIKL
- the tuf gene encoding elongation factor Tu (EF-Tu; promotes GTP-dependent binding of aminoacyl-tRNA to the A-site of ribosomes during protein biosynthesis; when the tRNA anticodon matches the mRNA codon, GTP hydrolysis results; the inactive EF-Tu-GDP leaves the ribosome and release of GDP is promoted by elongation factor Ts; many prokaryotes have two copies of the gene encoding EF-Tu), whose amino-acid sequence is GVDKKEVERGQVLAKPGSIKPHTKYEAEVYVLTKEEGGRHTPFFNGYRPQFYFRTTDVTGVVTLPEGVEMCMPGDNIKMTIELITPIAIEEGLRFAIREGGRTVGAGVVTTIIE